In a single window of the Candidatus Nanosynbacter featherlites genome:
- a CDS encoding M15 family metallopeptidase produces MKIQRQFPWKELIKWGSAILACLGVAYLLYLNNQYEKKPVDNTPSQAQTKPTTTEPAPTPKEVQVTLPGATPIPARQEDYQADGSIWQIVNQTRGFKQPTYVPSDLQTADVPTLPGRGPEERSLRSAIMPDLKALMAAAESAGSPVRLGSGYRSYQTQVGLFNRYARQVGETQAARFSARPGYSEHQSGLALDFGSPDGRCWVDDCFKNTKAGKWLAAHAHEYGFVLRYPEGKQSIVGYQYEAWHFRYVGRELAGALHQSGLTLEEALPYLEKAQNELKQKETSS; encoded by the coding sequence ATGAAAATTCAGAGACAATTTCCTTGGAAAGAACTGATCAAATGGGGGAGTGCTATTTTGGCATGTCTCGGCGTTGCGTATTTACTGTATCTTAATAATCAGTACGAGAAAAAACCAGTTGACAATACGCCCAGCCAAGCTCAAACAAAGCCCACCACCACCGAACCAGCACCAACGCCAAAAGAGGTCCAGGTCACACTACCTGGAGCTACACCAATCCCAGCCAGACAAGAGGACTATCAAGCTGACGGCAGCATCTGGCAAATCGTCAACCAAACCCGTGGCTTTAAACAGCCAACCTATGTGCCGAGCGATCTGCAAACTGCAGACGTACCGACCCTGCCAGGTAGGGGGCCAGAAGAGCGATCTCTACGATCAGCAATTATGCCAGATCTGAAAGCGTTGATGGCGGCCGCCGAAAGTGCTGGCTCGCCAGTACGACTGGGGAGTGGATATCGCAGCTATCAGACGCAAGTCGGGCTGTTTAACCGATACGCCCGTCAAGTTGGCGAGACACAGGCAGCACGATTTAGTGCCCGACCTGGCTATAGCGAGCACCAATCCGGCCTCGCCCTAGACTTTGGCTCGCCAGATGGCAGATGCTGGGTAGATGATTGTTTCAAAAACACCAAAGCAGGGAAATGGCTGGCAGCCCATGCTCACGAATACGGCTTTGTCTTGCGCTATCCAGAAGGCAAACAGTCAATCGTTGGCTATCAGTATGAAGCCTGGCACTTCCGTTACGTCGGCCGTGAGCTCGCCGGCGCGCTGCACCAGTCCGGCTTAACCCTAGAAGAAGCATTACCATACCTAGAAAAAGCACAAAATGAACTGAAGCAAAAGGAGACATCGTCATGA
- a CDS encoding PKD domain-containing protein gives MNKIVKRVLLAGSITAAIIGGIWYATPSDAVGCSDIKIVRCGTMTHSAMKSAYHSDSEVRGIYNYFGITQSMVEGAGMHEGVADASNNTVTVNGRVVATNAKTIQRRHVNYTNPINYQQIGGKSYPSYLIRHSFMPVASKKPVFVWLDGNGKFIQAVIKDCGNPLWGEPTPPPTPAPKPVLTCDALSAQKVAGTRNKFAFTATATAKNGASISSYTFDFGDGQKTTGSSNKAEHTYAKAGTYTATVTINNGVTSQNCKVTITVTEEPKIQVCDLKTDTIVTIKESEYDTSKHSKNFADCAKVKVCDIKTGEIITVRKSEENKEGYSKNEEDCKVKVCDIKTKQIISVWTKDQKNEGYASVDSDACKPSTPPTTPPAPKQPTPPAPTTTELPRTGTTDALLSIFGLGSLAASAVAYIVSRRQ, from the coding sequence ATGAATAAAATAGTAAAGAGAGTACTTTTGGCTGGCTCTATTACTGCCGCGATTATCGGTGGTATTTGGTATGCTACGCCTTCAGATGCCGTCGGCTGCTCAGATATCAAGATCGTTCGTTGTGGTACTATGACCCACAGTGCCATGAAGTCGGCTTATCACAGCGACAGCGAAGTCCGTGGTATTTACAACTACTTCGGCATTACACAATCAATGGTTGAGGGCGCTGGCATGCACGAAGGTGTGGCAGACGCTTCAAACAACACCGTTACGGTGAACGGTCGTGTCGTAGCAACGAATGCAAAAACCATTCAGCGCCGTCACGTTAACTACACCAACCCAATTAACTACCAGCAGATTGGTGGTAAATCATACCCAAGCTACTTGATTCGTCACAGCTTTATGCCAGTAGCAAGCAAGAAGCCAGTGTTCGTATGGTTGGACGGTAATGGCAAGTTTATCCAAGCAGTTATTAAAGACTGTGGTAACCCACTTTGGGGTGAACCAACACCTCCACCAACACCAGCTCCAAAGCCAGTATTGACGTGTGACGCATTGAGCGCTCAAAAAGTCGCTGGTACCCGCAACAAGTTCGCCTTTACTGCAACTGCAACTGCAAAGAATGGTGCAAGCATCAGTAGCTATACTTTCGACTTTGGCGATGGCCAAAAGACAACTGGTAGCAGCAACAAGGCTGAGCACACCTACGCAAAAGCTGGTACTTACACTGCAACTGTTACCATCAACAATGGCGTAACCAGCCAAAACTGTAAAGTTACCATCACGGTGACTGAAGAGCCAAAAATTCAAGTTTGTGACTTGAAGACTGACACAATTGTCACTATCAAAGAAAGTGAATACGACACAAGCAAACACTCAAAGAATTTTGCTGACTGTGCAAAAGTTAAGGTTTGTGACATCAAAACTGGTGAGATCATAACCGTACGCAAGAGTGAAGAAAACAAGGAAGGTTACTCAAAGAACGAAGAAGACTGTAAGGTGAAAGTCTGTGACATCAAGACCAAGCAGATCATCAGCGTCTGGACTAAGGACCAAAAGAACGAGGGATACGCATCAGTGGACAGCGACGCATGTAAGCCAAGCACTCCTCCAACTACCCCTCCTGCTCCTAAGCAACCTACCCCACCAGCTCCAACGACAACTGAGTTGCCACGAACTGGTACGACTGACGCGCTCCTTTCAATCTTTGGTCTCGGCTCACTTGCTGCTTCTGCCGTTGCCTACATCGTAAGCCGCCGCCAATAA
- a CDS encoding exodeoxyribonuclease III yields MKLFSWNVNGIRAVLNKGEFTKFIETYDPDIICLQETKAQRGQVALDLPQFYEHFYSAAKKGYSGTAIFSKQPALNYLDGFPADIANNYQLSADEYGDPNDEGRIIAAEFDGFWLVTCYTPNSKGDLSRLSLRHNQWDPACLEYLKGLEQGRYGTAKPVLYCGDMNVAHQDIDLARPKDNVGKHGFTDEERAGFQAYLDAGFVDVFRAQHPTATDAYTWWTHWANARARNVGWRIDYWLASQELAPSIKQAHIHPEQLGSDHCPVSIEL; encoded by the coding sequence ATGAAGTTATTTTCCTGGAACGTCAATGGCATCCGCGCAGTCCTGAATAAAGGTGAGTTTACCAAGTTCATCGAAACCTATGACCCGGATATTATTTGCCTGCAAGAGACTAAAGCCCAGCGCGGGCAAGTAGCCTTAGATCTGCCACAATTTTATGAGCATTTCTATTCGGCAGCCAAAAAGGGCTATTCTGGCACCGCCATATTTTCAAAGCAACCAGCCCTGAACTATCTTGACGGCTTCCCAGCGGACATCGCCAACAATTACCAGCTATCCGCTGACGAATACGGCGACCCCAACGACGAAGGGCGTATCATCGCCGCTGAATTTGACGGGTTCTGGCTGGTTACGTGCTATACGCCAAATTCCAAAGGCGATCTCAGCCGCCTCAGCTTACGCCATAACCAATGGGACCCAGCTTGTCTGGAATATCTCAAAGGACTGGAGCAGGGACGTTACGGCACAGCCAAACCAGTATTATACTGCGGGGACATGAACGTGGCTCATCAAGATATCGACCTTGCCAGGCCCAAAGATAACGTCGGTAAGCACGGCTTTACCGACGAAGAGCGAGCAGGATTTCAGGCGTATCTGGATGCTGGATTCGTTGACGTATTTCGCGCACAGCATCCAACAGCAACAGACGCATATACTTGGTGGACTCACTGGGCAAATGCCAGAGCCCGAAACGTTGGTTGGCGTATTGACTACTGGCTAGCTAGCCAAGAACTAGCACCGTCCATCAAACAGGCACACATCCACCCCGAGCAACTAGGTTCCGACCATTGCCCAGTCAGCATAGAACTATAG
- a CDS encoding uridine monophosphate kinase produces the protein MYNRILLKLSGEQLQGQYAGGFDHARARWIAEQIKPVVASGTQVVIMVGGGNYVRGAQIAGGGIGDVTAHNAGMLATLINAITLADVFNDDGLATRALSTVEVNQFVDQYTYRRAVSHLEKGRVVVVGCGTGRPFLTTDTAAVNLALEMKCDVVIKATKVDGVYDKDPVKFTDAVKFDQLTYDEVLANPDIGVMDKAAIGLAAEEKKPMIICDLLSDGNIVRAAKGEAVGTRLVV, from the coding sequence ATGTATAACAGGATTCTTCTCAAGCTTTCGGGCGAACAACTACAAGGACAATACGCTGGTGGATTTGATCACGCCAGAGCGCGGTGGATTGCCGAACAAATCAAGCCAGTGGTGGCGAGCGGAACGCAAGTCGTCATCATGGTTGGTGGTGGTAATTATGTGCGTGGTGCGCAAATTGCTGGTGGTGGTATCGGTGACGTGACGGCACACAATGCAGGTATGCTGGCGACGCTGATCAACGCCATTACGCTGGCTGATGTCTTTAATGATGACGGTTTGGCAACGCGTGCTCTGTCGACAGTGGAAGTGAACCAATTTGTCGATCAATACACCTACCGACGAGCGGTCAGTCACTTGGAAAAAGGTCGTGTGGTGGTTGTCGGCTGCGGCACTGGAAGGCCGTTTTTGACCACTGACACGGCAGCTGTCAATTTGGCGCTGGAGATGAAATGCGACGTAGTGATTAAAGCTACCAAGGTTGATGGCGTGTACGACAAGGACCCAGTCAAGTTTACTGATGCTGTCAAATTTGACCAATTGACCTATGACGAAGTTTTGGCAAACCCGGACATTGGCGTGATGGATAAAGCAGCTATCGGCTTGGCTGCTGAAGAGAAAAAGCCAATGATTATTTGCGACTTGCTGAGTGACGGCAATATCGTCCGCGCGGCCAAGGGCGAAGCGGTTGGGACGCGACTTGTGGTATAA
- a CDS encoding glycosyltransferase family 4 protein, giving the protein MTRKTRLNVDMISESEFTVQGHGVHTAFVEMTNALKARKDTSVVVNQARSDADIVHAQTIGLYSMWMLKRSRGKKIISGHVIPASLVGSIKGMGRMQWLVRAYMRWVYNQADLVLACSNMVKETMTGPMKLKTRVEVLYNTVDMSRYASTLKTKRAARKKLKLKPSDFVVVGNGQVQPRKRLDTFFETARALPEVTFIWVGGIPFKHLGAEYGKMQELIASAPKNVIITGVVEHKDVMTYLHAADAFFLPAEQENHPMCVLEAAGAGLPIILRDIHEYDDTFRPDAQFISSAQDAVQVIDKLRDDTKWYKQQVAAAGRIAKRFDSRAGGERLVKFYRSVLES; this is encoded by the coding sequence ATGACACGCAAGACTCGACTGAATGTCGATATGATTTCCGAGAGTGAGTTTACTGTCCAAGGCCATGGTGTTCACACTGCTTTTGTAGAGATGACAAATGCGCTTAAGGCGAGAAAAGACACGTCCGTCGTGGTTAATCAAGCTCGCTCTGATGCAGATATTGTTCACGCACAGACCATCGGTTTGTATTCAATGTGGATGCTTAAACGTTCACGTGGCAAAAAGATTATCTCTGGTCATGTCATCCCTGCTTCCTTGGTTGGCAGCATCAAAGGCATGGGCAGAATGCAGTGGTTGGTGCGAGCGTATATGCGCTGGGTATATAATCAGGCTGATTTGGTGTTGGCTTGCTCTAACATGGTCAAAGAAACCATGACTGGTCCGATGAAGCTGAAAACGCGCGTTGAGGTGCTGTACAATACGGTCGACATGAGTCGCTATGCGTCTACTCTAAAAACCAAACGAGCTGCTCGTAAAAAGCTGAAACTGAAGCCGTCAGACTTTGTGGTGGTTGGTAATGGACAGGTTCAGCCGCGTAAGCGTCTGGACACATTTTTTGAAACGGCACGAGCCCTGCCCGAGGTAACGTTCATTTGGGTGGGCGGCATTCCTTTCAAACATTTGGGCGCAGAATATGGCAAAATGCAAGAATTGATAGCATCAGCTCCTAAAAACGTGATCATCACGGGCGTGGTTGAACATAAAGACGTCATGACCTATTTACATGCGGCCGACGCCTTCTTCTTGCCTGCTGAACAAGAGAATCACCCAATGTGCGTGTTAGAAGCCGCGGGTGCCGGGCTGCCAATCATCTTGAGAGATATCCATGAATACGATGATACATTCCGCCCAGATGCTCAGTTTATCTCCTCGGCTCAAGATGCTGTTCAGGTGATAGACAAACTGCGAGATGACACCAAATGGTATAAACAACAAGTTGCTGCAGCTGGTCGGATTGCCAAACGGTTTGACAGTCGAGCTGGCGGTGAGCGATTAGTGAAATTTTACAGGAGCGTACTAGAATCATGA
- a CDS encoding glycosyltransferase — protein MRIGLFTDTYRPSINGIVFVVESLKRELENLGHEVYVFCPAKSMSPSKQAELLNEDSDSRIIRFPSIKGAFFDDYDTSVFFPPAVQRRIKELELDMVHVFTPSQIGLVGVKAAKKNNIPLVIQHCTDIYEFVDHYPAVLPGALALAGIVFPMSVRLRGHDLLEIAKLYKPRAGVTKWNKDIIESVITILYSKADAVIALCRKSCKQLKSWQYDDYQYELVLMPNGVNALPRPTKAEVKAFREQWNLAEDDEIFGFVGRLGEEKNLPLLIKSFERHIAKKRPKAKLLFVGDFEYRKTLEEMAAATKYADRIIFTGAMPREKLGLAYSVLDVFAFPSLKDTQGWVLHEAAHAGLPIVLVDKELSEVVQDGVNGFIANDNPTSFGRSIIALLEDANKRQEFGAVSKKLAAKFTESRQVKKLEKLYQELIDQKVADESHDPDLGA, from the coding sequence ATGAGAATTGGACTGTTTACTGATACCTATCGACCATCAATCAATGGCATCGTTTTTGTGGTTGAATCGCTCAAGCGAGAGCTGGAGAACCTGGGGCATGAAGTCTATGTGTTTTGCCCTGCCAAGTCAATGAGCCCGTCCAAGCAAGCCGAGCTGCTCAACGAAGACTCTGACTCACGGATCATTCGCTTCCCGTCGATCAAGGGTGCGTTTTTTGATGATTATGACACATCAGTGTTCTTCCCGCCGGCAGTACAGCGTCGCATCAAAGAGCTGGAGCTCGACATGGTGCATGTGTTCACGCCGTCGCAGATTGGTTTGGTTGGTGTGAAGGCCGCCAAAAAGAATAACATTCCGTTGGTGATTCAGCACTGTACTGACATCTATGAGTTCGTCGATCACTATCCAGCAGTGCTGCCCGGTGCCTTGGCGCTGGCGGGAATTGTCTTCCCGATGTCGGTGAGACTGCGTGGTCATGACTTGCTGGAGATTGCCAAATTGTATAAACCACGAGCGGGCGTCACTAAGTGGAACAAAGATATCATTGAAAGCGTCATCACTATTTTGTATAGCAAAGCAGACGCGGTCATTGCCTTGTGCCGAAAGAGCTGTAAGCAACTGAAGTCTTGGCAGTACGATGATTATCAATATGAATTGGTGCTGATGCCAAATGGTGTGAACGCACTGCCTCGCCCGACAAAAGCTGAAGTGAAGGCATTTCGTGAGCAGTGGAACTTAGCGGAAGATGACGAAATCTTCGGGTTTGTTGGCCGGTTGGGTGAAGAAAAGAATTTGCCACTGCTGATCAAGTCATTTGAGCGACACATTGCCAAGAAACGCCCCAAAGCGAAGTTGCTGTTTGTTGGTGATTTTGAATACCGAAAGACCTTGGAGGAGATGGCTGCCGCAACCAAATATGCTGACAGAATCATTTTTACTGGCGCCATGCCACGCGAAAAACTTGGTTTGGCATATTCGGTGCTGGACGTGTTTGCCTTTCCGTCGTTGAAAGATACGCAGGGTTGGGTGCTGCATGAAGCGGCTCACGCAGGACTGCCGATCGTGCTAGTGGACAAAGAGTTGTCAGAAGTGGTGCAAGACGGCGTGAATGGTTTCATCGCGAATGACAATCCGACCAGTTTTGGTCGGTCGATCATTGCCCTGCTGGAGGATGCCAACAAACGTCAAGAATTTGGTGCTGTCAGTAAAAAGTTGGCAGCCAAATTTACCGAAAGCCGCCAAGTGAAGAAGCTGGAAAAATTATACCAAGAGCTTATCGACCAGAAAGTTGCCGACGAGTCTCACGATCCTGATCTCGGCGCTTGA
- the smpB gene encoding SsrA-binding protein SmpB encodes MPKPNAKKPATHAVVNRRARFDYELGEEIIAGLVLTGAEVRAARDGHVQLKGAFVSLRNDELWLNNASFSLRLNVRGQANSKSVDTSARKLLASRKQIDRFAAAKQQGLTIVPTKLLTNGRFIKIVIALGRGKKRYDKRETIKRRDQDRETRRQLSGR; translated from the coding sequence ATGCCAAAGCCCAACGCAAAAAAGCCAGCTACTCACGCCGTCGTTAACCGTCGAGCACGGTTTGACTATGAGCTAGGCGAGGAAATCATAGCTGGGCTGGTGCTGACAGGAGCAGAGGTACGAGCTGCACGAGACGGCCATGTCCAGCTCAAAGGCGCCTTTGTCAGCCTGAGAAATGACGAATTGTGGCTCAATAACGCGAGTTTTTCGTTGCGGCTGAACGTTCGTGGTCAGGCAAATTCAAAGAGTGTCGACACCTCAGCGCGGAAGCTGCTGGCCAGTCGTAAACAAATTGACCGATTCGCTGCTGCCAAACAACAAGGACTGACAATTGTACCGACCAAATTATTGACCAATGGTCGCTTCATCAAAATTGTCATTGCACTCGGACGAGGCAAAAAGCGTTACGACAAACGCGAGACCATCAAGCGCCGAGATCAGGATCGTGAGACTCGTCGGCAACTTTCTGGTCGATAA